The proteins below come from a single Acaryochloris sp. CCMEE 5410 genomic window:
- the nblR gene encoding response regulator transcription factor NblR: MSDLSRVMPGNLPHVLLVIDQPEVSQRLRDTFLAQGFNVMVVGDAGDAIAQCKTQAPTLAMIDQQISEQSGVQLCRQLRAEGVRIPLILLMDKDTLEDRIACLEAGADDYVLSPYTGDMLLQRVNLYLQSESGLPTTVLSFQDLQLDLATRRAQRRSRTIELTMKEFELLRYLMEHPRETLTREQILEHVWGFDFRGESNVIEVYIRYLRLKVQVAPEKRLIHTVRGVGYVLREA, from the coding sequence ATGTCTGACCTGTCACGGGTGATGCCAGGAAATCTGCCCCATGTTTTGCTGGTGATCGATCAACCCGAGGTGTCTCAGCGCTTGCGTGATACGTTTCTAGCCCAGGGTTTTAATGTCATGGTGGTTGGGGATGCAGGGGATGCGATCGCACAATGCAAAACCCAAGCACCCACATTAGCCATGATTGATCAGCAGATTTCGGAACAATCGGGGGTACAGCTCTGTCGTCAGTTGAGAGCTGAGGGGGTTAGAATTCCCCTGATACTCTTGATGGATAAAGATACCCTGGAAGACCGAATCGCCTGCTTAGAGGCTGGGGCGGATGATTATGTCCTGAGCCCCTATACGGGAGACATGCTGTTGCAGCGGGTGAATCTGTATCTTCAATCAGAGTCTGGTTTACCAACGACAGTCCTCAGCTTTCAAGATCTACAGCTCGATTTAGCTACCCGTCGTGCTCAACGGAGAAGCAGAACCATAGAACTGACCATGAAAGAATTTGAGCTGTTGAGATATCTAATGGAGCATCCTCGGGAAACATTAACCCGTGAGCAAATTTTAGAACATGTTTGGGGATTCGATTTTCGGGGGGAGTCGAATGTGATTGAAGTCTACATCCGCTATTTGCGGCTCAAGGTGCAGGTCGCCCCTGAAAAACGTCTTATTCATACTGTTCGTGGAGTTGGATATGTCCTCCGAGAAGCCTAA
- a CDS encoding cation diffusion facilitator family transporter, whose product MSNAHSSKVSIYAAMAANIAIGIAKFIGAGISGSSAMLSEGIHSVVDSTNEVLLLYGLHKSETGPDEQHPLGYGQELYFWSLIVAVLIFALGGGLSIFEGITSMQVQAPAHDPRLSYIVLAASAVFEGIALFVSIREFNKSTPKTSNSFWKTLSNSKDPSSFIVIFEDCAALIGLGVAFIGVFMTELKGNSIYDSIASIIIGLLLTVVAVVLVIETKGLLIGESASPETRESIKQIVKSDDAVTRMESPITLHFGPQDIMLAMNIEFRDDLSSDEIEAATRRIERKIRESHTEVKRIFLEAASVV is encoded by the coding sequence ATGTCTAACGCGCATTCATCTAAGGTTTCAATCTATGCAGCCATGGCTGCCAATATTGCCATTGGCATCGCTAAGTTTATCGGTGCCGGAATTAGCGGCAGCTCAGCCATGCTATCGGAAGGGATTCATTCTGTGGTGGATTCCACCAATGAAGTGCTATTGCTTTACGGTCTTCATAAGAGTGAAACGGGGCCAGATGAACAGCATCCCTTGGGTTATGGACAAGAGCTTTATTTCTGGTCTTTGATCGTTGCTGTTTTAATCTTTGCCTTAGGCGGAGGCCTTTCCATTTTTGAAGGCATTACGAGCATGCAAGTGCAGGCCCCGGCCCACGATCCTAGGCTCAGCTATATCGTCTTGGCCGCCTCCGCTGTATTTGAGGGAATCGCTTTATTCGTCTCGATTCGTGAGTTTAATAAATCCACCCCGAAAACCTCCAATAGTTTCTGGAAAACCTTAAGCAACAGCAAAGATCCAAGCTCGTTTATTGTTATTTTTGAAGACTGTGCTGCGTTGATTGGTCTAGGGGTGGCCTTTATCGGCGTATTTATGACCGAACTGAAGGGCAATTCTATCTACGACAGTATTGCCTCCATTATCATCGGGCTATTGCTAACCGTGGTTGCCGTTGTGCTGGTTATTGAAACCAAAGGCTTACTCATTGGTGAAAGTGCTTCACCAGAAACCCGCGAAAGCATCAAACAAATTGTTAAATCGGATGATGCCGTCACTCGCATGGAGTCCCCCATCACCCTCCACTTTGGTCCCCAAGATATAATGTTGGCCATGAACATCGAATTTAGGGATGACCTCTCTTCCGATGAAATCGAAGCGGCTACCCGCCGTATTGAGCGCAAAATCCGAGAATCCCACACAGAAGTAAAGCGAATTTTTCTAGAAGCAGCTTCTGTAGTCTGA
- a CDS encoding glycosyltransferase, producing MTTVAYLINQYPKVSHSFIRREILALEAQGLNIRRYSIRPCPDQLIDPDDVAELDKTQVLLSVGVLGLVLALIWVMFSRPLAFVKALGLTLKIGWHSDRGLWRHFIYLAEASVFLFWLGVAGVDHVHAHFGTNPAAVAMLCHALGGPSYSFTVHGPDEFDKPQILHLATKVAHADFVVAVSSFGQSQLYRWSNPQHWSKIHIVRCGLDRLFLHQPPTALPETPHIVCIGRLCPAKGQLLLVEAVSQLIQEGVEIKLTLVGDGESRAAIESAIAAAHLEKVVTITGWVSSIHIRNYLLGAKVKVLPSFAEGLPVVLMEALALRRPVISTYIAGIPELVEPSHGWLIPAGSVTALKDAIQVSLATSTAQLQEMGQVGAERVLADHNIETEVEKLSQLFAANRS from the coding sequence ATGACTACGGTTGCTTATCTGATTAATCAATACCCCAAGGTCAGTCATAGCTTTATTCGCCGTGAAATTTTGGCCTTAGAAGCCCAGGGGTTGAATATTCGCCGTTATTCCATTCGTCCCTGTCCTGATCAGCTCATCGATCCCGATGATGTGGCAGAGCTAGATAAGACTCAAGTCCTGCTGTCCGTTGGCGTCTTGGGGCTTGTTTTAGCATTGATTTGGGTCATGTTTAGCCGCCCCCTTGCCTTTGTTAAAGCTCTGGGGTTAACCCTTAAGATTGGTTGGCATTCTGATCGTGGCTTGTGGCGGCACTTTATCTATTTAGCAGAAGCAAGTGTTTTCCTATTTTGGCTAGGCGTTGCAGGGGTTGACCATGTCCATGCCCACTTCGGCACGAACCCTGCTGCCGTTGCCATGTTGTGTCATGCCTTGGGTGGACCTTCCTATAGCTTTACGGTGCATGGTCCCGACGAATTTGATAAACCCCAGATTCTCCACTTAGCGACCAAGGTTGCCCATGCTGATTTTGTGGTGGCAGTTAGCTCCTTTGGCCAAAGCCAACTCTACCGTTGGAGTAACCCTCAACATTGGTCCAAAATTCACATCGTTCGCTGTGGTTTAGATCGATTATTTTTGCACCAACCTCCAACCGCGCTGCCAGAAACGCCTCATATCGTTTGCATTGGTCGTCTTTGTCCTGCAAAAGGGCAACTTTTGCTGGTTGAGGCTGTTTCCCAGTTAATCCAAGAGGGGGTCGAAATCAAGCTGACTTTGGTCGGAGATGGTGAATCCCGCGCTGCCATAGAATCCGCCATTGCCGCAGCACATTTAGAAAAGGTAGTTACCATCACAGGATGGGTGAGTAGTATCCATATTCGGAACTATTTACTAGGGGCCAAAGTTAAAGTTTTACCGAGCTTTGCAGAAGGTTTACCCGTGGTTTTAATGGAAGCTTTAGCTCTGAGACGTCCTGTAATTTCTACCTATATTGCAGGCATCCCTGAATTAGTAGAACCTAGTCATGGCTGGTTGATTCCAGCGGGCTCAGTTACAGCTTTAAAGGATGCGATTCAAGTTAGTTTAGCCACCAGTACGGCCCAACTCCAGGAAATGGGGCAAGTTGGGGCTGAACGGGTACTTGCGGATCACAACATCGAAACAGAGGTAGAGAAACTCTCTCAATTATTTGCAGCGAATCGGTCTTAG
- a CDS encoding NADPH-dependent FMN reductase yields MTKIVGIGGSLRTASYSMMALELAAERVQALGADIQILDLRTMTLPFCDGGKDYSEFPDVHVLQEVVTAADGLILATPEYHGSVSGVIKNALDLMGFTELGGKVTGLISVLGGQPNSNALNEMRLIMRWVHAWVIPEQIAIGQAWRAFDEDGKLMDDKLAERLDSFAQSLVTNTQKLSQK; encoded by the coding sequence ATGACCAAAATTGTTGGCATTGGCGGTAGCCTCAGAACCGCTTCTTACAGCATGATGGCCTTAGAACTAGCAGCCGAGCGAGTTCAAGCCCTGGGGGCTGATATTCAAATCTTGGATCTGAGAACCATGACTCTGCCCTTTTGTGATGGGGGCAAAGACTATTCAGAGTTTCCAGACGTTCATGTCCTGCAAGAGGTCGTCACTGCAGCCGACGGTTTAATCTTGGCCACCCCGGAATATCATGGCAGTGTCAGTGGGGTGATTAAGAATGCCCTGGACTTAATGGGGTTTACAGAACTGGGCGGCAAAGTCACTGGATTAATCAGTGTTTTGGGGGGACAGCCCAATAGCAATGCCCTTAACGAAATGCGACTAATTATGCGGTGGGTTCACGCATGGGTCATTCCAGAACAAATTGCCATTGGTCAAGCTTGGCGGGCTTTTGATGAAGACGGCAAATTAATGGATGACAAACTAGCCGAACGGTTAGATTCATTTGCCCAAAGTTTGGTTACCAATACCCAAAAACTGAGTCAAAAATAG
- a CDS encoding DUF192 domain-containing protein — translation MSSEKPNQHRILHLFGLIAGVLMLGCQPLNQATEATTPQPKPSVAVAATPGQRLPITAQAQIKDYVVELEVAQTRQQQATGLMSRDSLADNRGMLFPFSPPQTVSFWMKNVLIDLDMIFLRQGKVIAIQHSAPPCQSIPCPTYGPQGEIIDQVIELRGGRAAELGIQTGDLIPIQPVSPES, via the coding sequence ATGTCCTCCGAGAAGCCTAATCAACATCGAATATTACACCTGTTTGGCCTAATTGCTGGGGTCCTGATGCTGGGGTGTCAACCCCTGAACCAAGCGACAGAGGCAACAACTCCCCAACCCAAACCCTCCGTAGCGGTAGCTGCTACCCCTGGGCAACGGTTACCCATAACGGCCCAAGCCCAAATCAAAGACTACGTGGTGGAATTGGAAGTTGCCCAAACTCGCCAGCAGCAAGCGACGGGATTAATGAGCCGAGACAGTTTGGCCGATAATCGTGGCATGTTATTTCCATTCAGCCCCCCTCAAACTGTCAGCTTTTGGATGAAAAATGTCCTAATTGATTTGGATATGATTTTTTTGCGCCAGGGGAAGGTCATTGCCATTCAACATAGTGCTCCACCCTGTCAATCCATTCCTTGTCCCACCTATGGACCTCAAGGCGAAATCATTGATCAAGTGATTGAGCTTCGGGGGGGAAGAGCAGCTGAGCTTGGGATTCAGACAGGCGATCTCATCCCGATTCAGCCTGTTTCCCCTGAATCGTAA
- a CDS encoding UPF0182 family protein codes for MSSKVVGWLVKALLLALGVVFGLDLLAHFIAEFAWFKNLGYLSVFQTQLAVRMGLWVLALASTGGYLVGNLVLARRWRYRQPVDIDKTEPGALKLTQLLLVLVGLSLLLASLLTHIGQVIIQFWYPPTEIATSSSQNLQQFTFSATTDLLKHWLQMPWQLLLVAGFTAFLLWHPGFVLGAIALCLSLGLGLVASNHWTTVLAFLHATPFKNIDPLFGHDIGFYVFVLPLWELLRFWLMGVTLTGFISVAFTYLLAGDSLSQGRFPGFSLPQKKHLYGLGGALALSLAWGFWLDRYSLLYSTQGILYGAGYTDVTVDLPTKTILCFGAATIAVVFFGRAVFSRPARRPVKLSWILSFYIGIAVVAGLILPRGVQALVVQPNELAREESYIEKSIQLTRAAFDLDNIETKTFQPKADLTPAKLKANDSTLRNIRLWDTRPLLEANRQLQRIRLYYEFPSADVDRYTLKTSRPANPDEESTAPPSSTEKRQVLVAARELDYGNVPPEAQTWINQRLIYTHGYGFTLSPVNTAETSGLPTYFVKDIGAGNNEGTLQTATSDIAASIPINVPRIYFGELTNTYVMTRTKVQELDYPSGNDNRYNTYDGTGGVAIGSWWRRGLFSLYLRDWQMLFTQNFTPQTEVLFRRQIKERVEELAPFLRFDSNPYLVTANVEVEAFNRTNKPAVPGTLFWVIDAYTVSNHYPYSDPGKESFNYIRNSVKVVVDAYNGSVTFYSVDLNDPILKTWREIFPQMFQPLAAMPPSLRSHTRYPTDLFRAQSQSLLTYHMTDPQVFYNREDQWRVPNEIYGEKSQLVKPYYLTMKLPEADKEEFILLYPFTPVRRNNLIAWLAARSDGENYGKRLLYQFPKRELIFGPEQIEALINQDPVISQRISLWNRQGSRVIQGNLLIIPIEDSLLYVEPLYLEAEENSVPILARVIVVYENKIVMAKTLDQGLAGIFQTDGQETEAIVRPVDTEELAPPAS; via the coding sequence ATGTCCTCTAAGGTTGTTGGTTGGTTGGTTAAAGCTCTACTCCTCGCATTGGGAGTGGTATTTGGTCTAGATCTGCTGGCTCATTTTATTGCTGAGTTTGCCTGGTTCAAAAATCTAGGCTATCTATCCGTCTTTCAAACCCAACTCGCAGTCAGAATGGGGTTATGGGTCTTAGCGTTAGCCAGTACCGGAGGATATCTGGTTGGCAACTTAGTCCTGGCCCGCCGCTGGCGCTACCGTCAACCTGTTGATATCGACAAAACTGAACCCGGTGCTCTTAAGCTGACACAATTACTGCTGGTATTAGTGGGACTAAGCCTGTTGTTGGCGAGTCTGCTGACCCATATTGGTCAGGTAATCATCCAGTTTTGGTATCCCCCCACCGAAATTGCTACGTCCAGTTCTCAGAATCTGCAGCAGTTTACTTTTTCTGCTACGACCGATCTGCTCAAACATTGGTTGCAGATGCCCTGGCAACTGCTGCTAGTCGCTGGTTTCACGGCTTTTTTACTCTGGCATCCTGGATTTGTACTGGGTGCGATCGCACTTTGTCTCAGCCTGGGACTCGGGCTAGTCGCCTCCAACCACTGGACCACCGTTTTAGCCTTTCTGCACGCTACGCCTTTCAAAAACATCGATCCGCTGTTTGGCCATGACATTGGCTTTTATGTCTTTGTTTTACCCCTTTGGGAACTGCTGCGATTTTGGCTGATGGGGGTGACTCTCACCGGATTTATCAGCGTCGCTTTCACCTACCTTTTAGCTGGCGATAGTCTCAGTCAAGGCCGTTTCCCAGGATTCAGTCTGCCTCAGAAAAAGCACCTCTATGGCCTAGGAGGTGCCCTCGCCTTATCCTTGGCTTGGGGCTTTTGGCTAGACCGCTATTCCCTGCTCTATTCCACCCAAGGTATTCTCTATGGGGCCGGGTATACCGACGTTACAGTAGATTTACCCACCAAAACAATTCTCTGTTTTGGCGCAGCCACCATTGCGGTCGTCTTTTTTGGGCGAGCGGTGTTTTCTCGTCCGGCTCGGCGTCCGGTTAAACTCTCCTGGATTCTCAGTTTTTATATCGGCATTGCCGTTGTGGCAGGTTTGATTTTGCCCCGAGGGGTCCAGGCCCTGGTGGTTCAACCCAACGAGCTGGCCCGAGAAGAATCCTATATCGAAAAAAGTATTCAACTGACCAGAGCGGCCTTTGACCTCGACAATATTGAGACCAAAACTTTCCAGCCCAAAGCCGACTTAACCCCCGCCAAGCTCAAGGCCAATGATTCTACATTGCGCAATATTCGCCTATGGGATACCCGACCGCTACTAGAGGCCAATCGACAGCTCCAGCGCATTCGCCTCTACTATGAGTTTCCCAGCGCCGATGTGGATCGCTACACCCTTAAAACATCCCGGCCTGCCAACCCAGACGAAGAAAGCACTGCGCCCCCATCGAGCACCGAAAAACGCCAGGTGCTGGTGGCAGCTCGTGAGCTGGATTATGGCAATGTCCCTCCCGAAGCCCAGACTTGGATTAACCAGCGTCTGATCTATACCCACGGTTACGGCTTTACCCTCAGTCCTGTGAATACGGCTGAGACCAGTGGTTTACCCACTTACTTTGTTAAAGATATTGGTGCGGGAAATAACGAAGGGACCTTACAAACGGCAACCTCAGACATCGCTGCCAGCATTCCTATCAATGTGCCCCGAATCTATTTTGGGGAACTGACTAATACCTACGTGATGACCCGCACCAAGGTACAGGAACTGGACTATCCCAGCGGCAATGATAATCGCTACAACACCTATGACGGCACCGGAGGTGTGGCGATTGGATCTTGGTGGCGGCGAGGGCTATTTTCTCTCTACTTGAGGGATTGGCAGATGCTGTTTACCCAGAATTTCACCCCTCAAACTGAAGTCCTATTTCGCCGCCAAATTAAAGAACGCGTAGAAGAGCTGGCTCCCTTTTTGCGGTTTGATAGCAATCCCTATTTGGTGACAGCCAATGTGGAGGTGGAAGCCTTCAACCGTACCAATAAACCCGCAGTTCCTGGCACTTTATTCTGGGTGATTGATGCCTATACCGTTAGCAATCATTACCCCTATTCCGATCCAGGCAAAGAAAGTTTTAACTACATCCGCAATTCCGTCAAAGTGGTGGTGGATGCCTACAATGGCTCAGTAACCTTCTACAGTGTCGATCTCAACGATCCTATCCTCAAAACCTGGCGGGAAATTTTCCCCCAAATGTTTCAGCCTTTAGCGGCTATGCCCCCCAGTCTGCGCAGCCATACCCGCTACCCCACGGATCTATTTCGAGCCCAATCCCAAAGCCTGCTCACCTACCATATGACCGACCCCCAGGTGTTTTATAACCGGGAGGATCAATGGCGGGTCCCCAATGAAATTTATGGTGAGAAAAGTCAGCTGGTTAAGCCCTATTACCTAACGATGAAGTTGCCAGAGGCAGATAAAGAAGAATTTATTTTGCTCTATCCCTTTACCCCAGTTCGCAGGAACAACTTGATTGCCTGGTTAGCAGCCCGGTCTGATGGTGAAAACTATGGCAAACGGCTGCTCTACCAATTCCCTAAACGAGAACTCATTTTTGGCCCAGAACAAATTGAAGCGCTGATCAATCAGGATCCTGTTATTTCTCAACGAATTTCTCTCTGGAATCGACAGGGGTCACGGGTGATTCAGGGAAATTTACTGATTATTCCCATTGAAGACTCGCTGCTTTATGTGGAGCCGTTATATCTAGAAGCAGAAGAAAATAGCGTACCGATTCTGGCCAGGGTGATCGTCGTTTATGAAAACAAAATTGTGATGGCCAAAACCCTAGACCAAGGACTGGCTGGTATTTTTCAGACTGATGGACAGGAGACGGAAGCTATTGTCCGCCCCGTTGATACTGAAGAATTAGCCCCTCCAGCATCTTAA
- a CDS encoding methylenetetrahydrofolate reductase codes for MTSPIAPVHDLSEQLSSPIAHRFQAAIHAGEFLVTAEVMPPKGGSIQHMLDQALHLKDWVHAVNITDGSRAVLRMSSLAVAAILRQHGIEPICQMACRDRNRIALQADLMGAHALGIHNILALTGDPIKAGDFPKAKGVFDLESVRLLNIIRQLNNGLDGNEKPLPDGPTQLLVGAAVDPQLASWSGLQSRFEKKVMAGAEFFQSQLIVDFDRLEKFMTEIAAPAKKPILAGIFLLKSAKNAQFINRCVPGVNIPDAIINRLDKATDPLQEGIAIAAEQVQQARQLCQGVHMMAVRREDLIPQILEQAGVTPVRKTQTIS; via the coding sequence ATGACCTCTCCTATTGCTCCTGTTCATGATCTATCTGAACAGCTATCCTCCCCGATTGCACATCGATTCCAGGCTGCAATTCATGCTGGAGAGTTTTTAGTGACCGCAGAGGTGATGCCTCCTAAAGGTGGTTCTATCCAGCATATGCTGGACCAGGCCCTCCACCTCAAAGATTGGGTTCATGCAGTTAATATTACTGACGGTAGTCGAGCAGTTCTCAGAATGAGCTCTTTAGCCGTTGCTGCTATCTTGCGACAGCACGGAATTGAACCGATTTGTCAGATGGCCTGCCGCGATCGCAACCGGATTGCCCTCCAAGCGGATCTGATGGGAGCCCATGCCTTGGGGATTCACAACATCCTGGCCCTGACGGGAGATCCCATCAAGGCAGGAGATTTCCCTAAAGCAAAAGGGGTATTCGATCTAGAGTCCGTCCGCTTGCTGAATATCATTCGCCAGCTCAATAATGGCCTGGATGGGAATGAAAAGCCCCTCCCTGATGGCCCAACCCAGCTCTTAGTGGGTGCCGCTGTTGATCCGCAATTGGCAAGCTGGTCAGGGCTACAAAGCAGATTTGAGAAGAAAGTAATGGCGGGAGCTGAATTTTTCCAAAGTCAATTGATCGTTGACTTTGATCGCCTGGAAAAATTTATGACAGAAATTGCTGCGCCTGCCAAAAAACCAATATTGGCCGGTATTTTTCTACTTAAATCCGCAAAGAATGCCCAATTTATTAATAGGTGTGTTCCTGGGGTTAATATCCCTGACGCTATCATCAACCGTTTGGACAAAGCCACCGATCCACTGCAAGAAGGAATTGCGATCGCAGCTGAGCAAGTCCAACAGGCCCGTCAACTCTGCCAGGGGGTCCATATGATGGCGGTCCGTCGAGAAGACTTAATTCCCCAAATACTGGAGCAGGCAGGCGTTACACCTGTAAGAAAAACTCAAACCATCTCATAG
- the msrP gene encoding protein-methionine-sulfoxide reductase catalytic subunit MsrP → MVLIRIPKPWQNESQPITSETAYWHRRRFLKNMIGFGIGATVFPSISCSRSDSEIEPDLQATLPQGQLPNVKRSPIYSGQGLTVTPEAKTSRYNNFYEFGGTKDIWQAAQALPTDPWKLEVTGLVNRPQTYDLDDLTQKFPLEERIYRFRCVEAWAMVVPWLGFPMRSLIQDVDPKSNAKFVRFTSYYDPQITPGPGGFTDSSGLPWPYTESLRIDEMAHDLAFFAVGIYGHLLPKQHGAPIRMVTPWKYGFKGAKSIVKIEFMNFQPPTFWNTLAPDEYGFEANVNPNIPHPRWSQAEERLIGTGVHPAVWKRQPTLIYNGYPEVAPLYGGVLN, encoded by the coding sequence ATGGTTCTTATTCGCATTCCTAAGCCTTGGCAGAACGAATCGCAGCCGATCACTTCAGAAACGGCTTATTGGCATCGGCGACGATTTCTAAAAAATATGATTGGCTTTGGCATTGGTGCAACCGTCTTTCCCAGCATTAGCTGCTCTCGGTCAGATAGCGAGATTGAGCCGGACCTCCAGGCAACGTTACCTCAAGGCCAGCTTCCTAATGTCAAACGGTCTCCCATCTATTCTGGACAGGGATTGACGGTGACGCCTGAGGCGAAAACGAGTCGCTATAACAATTTCTATGAATTTGGCGGGACAAAAGATATTTGGCAAGCGGCTCAAGCACTGCCGACGGATCCTTGGAAGTTGGAGGTGACGGGGCTGGTGAATCGGCCTCAGACCTATGATTTGGATGATTTGACCCAGAAATTCCCCCTAGAGGAACGGATCTACCGATTTAGATGTGTAGAAGCTTGGGCCATGGTGGTGCCGTGGCTGGGATTCCCGATGCGATCGCTAATACAAGACGTCGATCCCAAGTCCAATGCCAAGTTTGTGCGCTTTACCTCTTACTACGATCCGCAGATTACCCCTGGTCCCGGTGGCTTTACGGATTCCAGTGGATTGCCCTGGCCTTACACCGAAAGCTTGCGGATTGATGAAATGGCCCATGACTTAGCCTTTTTTGCGGTGGGGATTTATGGCCATCTGCTCCCCAAACAGCATGGCGCACCGATCCGAATGGTCACTCCCTGGAAATATGGATTCAAGGGGGCAAAATCCATTGTCAAAATTGAGTTTATGAACTTTCAGCCTCCCACCTTTTGGAATACCCTAGCGCCAGATGAATATGGGTTTGAAGCGAATGTTAACCCGAATATTCCCCATCCTCGTTGGTCCCAAGCCGAAGAGCGTTTGATTGGCACCGGGGTGCATCCAGCGGTGTGGAAACGACAGCCCACGTTAATTTATAACGGCTACCCGGAAGTGGCTCCATTATATGGAGGCGTCTTGAACTAA
- the rfbD gene encoding dTDP-4-dehydrorhamnose reductase: MAKSRILLLGAQGQLGQELQKTLPTMGELIAVGKEAADLAVPEQLHKAILPVQPDIIVNAAAYTAVDQAESEVELAHTVNQKAPTVLADIAKTVGALLVHISTDYVFDGTQSHPYTESDSPNPQSVYGHSKWQGEEGIRHIWNQHIILRTAWVYGTQGKGNFVKTMLRLGRERSEVRVVDDQVGAPTWAKEIGDAIATLIHHWSTSDPATQADLYGTYHFTNRGVASWYDFAVAIFAEAQALGVPLQIERVIPITTPEYPLPAPRPAYSVLSNSKITPILGKPAPHWRQSLRQMLQELVQDASI; this comes from the coding sequence ATGGCAAAGTCCCGTATTCTTCTGCTTGGTGCACAAGGACAATTAGGCCAAGAATTACAAAAAACGTTGCCAACGATGGGTGAACTGATTGCTGTGGGAAAAGAGGCGGCCGATCTGGCTGTCCCTGAACAATTACACAAAGCGATCCTACCCGTTCAACCAGACATTATCGTTAATGCCGCAGCTTATACGGCGGTTGACCAGGCTGAGTCAGAGGTTGAATTAGCTCATACAGTAAATCAAAAAGCCCCCACAGTCTTAGCCGACATCGCTAAGACTGTGGGGGCTTTACTCGTCCATATTTCGACCGACTATGTGTTTGATGGGACTCAAAGCCATCCTTATACTGAATCCGATTCTCCTAATCCTCAAAGTGTCTATGGTCATTCAAAATGGCAAGGGGAAGAGGGCATTCGCCATATCTGGAATCAGCATATTATTTTAAGGACGGCCTGGGTTTACGGTACCCAAGGCAAAGGTAATTTTGTGAAAACGATGTTGCGACTCGGCAGGGAGCGATCAGAAGTGCGGGTTGTGGATGATCAAGTTGGTGCGCCCACATGGGCCAAGGAGATTGGAGATGCGATCGCAACCCTGATTCACCACTGGTCCACCTCAGATCCGGCCACCCAAGCAGACCTGTATGGCACCTACCATTTCACCAACCGTGGGGTCGCCAGCTGGTATGATTTCGCCGTTGCTATCTTTGCTGAAGCCCAAGCCCTGGGTGTTCCCCTTCAAATCGAACGGGTTATCCCCATTACCACGCCGGAATATCCGCTACCTGCCCCAAGACCTGCCTACTCCGTTTTGAGCAACAGCAAAATCACCCCTATTCTGGGCAAACCGGCCCCTCACTGGCGACAGTCCTTACGCCAGATGTTGCAGGAATTAGTTCAAGACGCCTCCATATAA